TTGTGTTTTTCCTGCACGTCTTTGCTGAGGTCAAACAAGGCGAATCGCGGAGCCGGTTGATTGGCGAGTTTGTTGGTGACGATGACGTTGCGTTTGCGTTTGGAATCGTGGCGCTGGAGTTTCCAGTTGCCGGCGCGGTAGCCGTAGTTGCCGCCTCGGCCGTTGTCTTGTTGCACGAGATGATCGCGACCTTTCGCGCCTTGTTTGCCGAGAAGCGCGCCGAGGAGATTAAAGCTGTCGGGCACGGCGGCCTGGGGCAGTTTCACGCCGGCGAGCGCGGCAAAGCTGGCGGCGAGGTCGATGGTGCAGACCATTTCCTCGGATACCTGCGGTTTGATTTTGCCCGGCCAATAGGTGATGAAGGGCGTGCGGGTGCCGCCTTCGAGCACGCTGTATTTGCCGCCGCTAAAGGGGCCGCCGGGTTTGTGATCGCCCATCTTCTCGAGTGCCTCGTCCTGGTATCCGTCGTCGCCCACGGGGCCGTTGTCCGAGCAAAACACAATAAGGGTGTTGTCGGAGAGCTTGAGGCGGTCGAGGGTTTTCACCAGCTCGCCCACGCACCAGTCGAGCTGCACGATCACGTCGCCGCGATAGCTCAGACCGGATGTGCCGCGAAAGCGCTCGTGCGGAATGCGCGGCACATGCAGATCGTGTGAGGAGAAAAACAGGAAGAACGGGTTGTCCTTGTTGGCCTCGATCCATTTGTTCGATTGCTTCACCCATTCGTCAGCCAAATCCTCATCGCGGAACCGCGCTTCCTTGCCGCCGGTGTAAAAGCCGATGCGACTGATGCCGTTGTGGATGGTGGAATTGTGCCCGTGGCTCCAGTCCATCTTCAATGTATGCCGATGCGTAATACCAGTGGGATGATCCGGGCTCGGCTTCATGCGCCCAACCCAAAGCGGATCTTTCGGATCGAGATTCTTCACGCGATGATTCTCCACATACACCTGCGGCACACGATCGTTGGTGGTGGGCAACAGGAAATTGTAATCGAACCCAATCTCGCGCGGGCCGGGCTTCAATTCGCCGTTCCAATCCGGCCCATCAGGTCCGCCCAAGCCGAGGTGCCACTTGCCGATCACCGCGGTCTTGTAGCCGGCCTTTTGCAGCAGGCTCGGCAACGTCTCCGGTCCCGGCTGGATCACCGCCGGACTGTTCGGCGGCGCGATGCCCGTGCCCTGCTGGCGAAACGCATACTTGCCCGTGAGAAACGAAAACCGCGTGGGCGTGCAAGTGGAGGCTGAGCAATAGCCGCTGGTGAACCGCACCCCACCGGCGGCGAGCCGGTCGATATGAGGCGTCTTCAAATTCTTCGGCTTCGCCCCGTAGCAACCGATATCCCCATACCCCAAGTCATCGGCCATAATGACGATGATATTGGGCTTGGTCGTTTCCTTGGCCAACCCGCTGAGGCTGCCGGTTACCAATGCGAACAGGAGAAACAGATGTCGAACTTTCATGGGTGCGGCGAGATTGCCTCAAACTTCTGGAGTCGTCACGATTCTTCTCCGGCATTCAGTCTTGGGGACGCACCGAATCGTGTCTAAACTTCAGGCACGGCAAATTTCATGCTCATCAATCCCGCCAACATTCAAATCACCCGGCTTGACGAGCATCTAGCGCATGTCGATACCGTGGGGCACTGGATCACCACCCAGTGGCCGGAGGAATCTTTGAGGGAGGTTTGCGACATGCTTTTGGATGATTCGAATTGTCCGCCCACCTTGATCGCCATGGCGGAAGACCAGCCCGTTGCGGTGCTGGCGTACAAACGCCATCCGTCCACGGAGTCTGATACCGACGAACTTTGGATCAATGTCCTGTACGTGACGCCAGATTGGCGGAAGCGCGGGATCGGAAGTCAGCTGGTCCGCGAAGGCACCTCCTTCGCCGCCACTCACGGCCCGAAGCCGTTGTTTGTCTTCACCGACATCCCTCAATTCTACGAACGCCTCGGCTGGCAACGGCACCGTTTTAACAAAGCGAAACAGATGCACGTGCTCAAGCACTCTTTCCACCGCAGCACGATCGGGAACACCTGAGTGACTTAATTTTTTTAGGCCACCGATTTATTTACGGGAGGCCCCCAGTTGCGGGCCGTTATCCGCCGGCATGGATTTGTGCCACATGATGCAGGCTTTCGTAAATTGAGCAACGAGATCCGGATGGTTTGCAGCACGGCTCTGAGTTTCGCCGCGGTCTGTTTCCATGTTGTACAACTCCGGTTCGGTGCCGTCGAATTCGCAGAGGAATTTCCATTTCCCGGCGCGCACGGCGAGGTCCGGTAAATCGTTGTCGCCGTAAAAGGCATCGCGATCAGGCGGACGGCGGAAATAAATCGGCGCCTTGCGCGAGGCTTCTGATTTACCAAGGAGCACCGCCGGCAGGGATTCGCCGTCGTAGCGCACGCCTTGGGGATGCGGCGCCCCGGCAAGGTCCAGCAGCGTGGGCACGAGATCGACGGCGGAAAATACCGAGTCGCGGTTCACAAAATTCTGTTTCGCCACCGGACCACCCCAGGCAATGAGCGAGGAGCGCACGCCGCCTTCGTAAAGGTGCGTCTTGAAACCACGAAAAGGGCCGGCCGATCCGGCGCCCTTCTCGGGCCCGTTGTCGGAGCAGACGAGCACGAGCGTGTTGTCGCGCAAAGTAGGGTCGTTGCGAATGAGCTCAAAGAGCCGACCGAGTTGGCGGTCCATTTCCTGCAGCACGGAATGATACAAGCCGCGCTTGCCGTCCGCCCATTGATCGACCGGCGGCCAAAACGGGCTGTGTACATCGTCCGGCCAAAGGTTGAGGTAAAACGGCTGCTTGGCCTTCACGGCTTTTTGAATAAACGGAATCGCTTCATCGACAAATCCTTCGGTGATCTTCGAGCGCTGCATCCAGCGCACCCCTTTGCCGAGCCGCGTGGCATCGGCCCATATCCGGCCGGGCTTATTCGGATCCTGTCCAGGCCGTAACGTGAGCGGCAGCAGCTTGGGCCCCATGCCCTCGAAATTGGTGAGCGACGCGTCGAAGCCGTACTCGGTGATCGCCGGCGCCTCGTCCACATCGCGCTGGCCGCCCATGTGCCATTTGCCAAAATGCCCCGTGGCATAACCGGCCTGCTGCAGCGAGCGCGCAAGCATCGGTGCCTTGGGATCGAGCCACTGCGCCATGCCGCGCCGCTCGTTCACTGCGCGATGCGCGAGGTACGAGGTGATGCGCCAGCGTTGCGGATATTGCCCCGTGGAAATCGCCGTGCGCGACGGCGAACAAATCGGCGAGTTCACGTAAAACTGCTCAAACCGCACGCCCTCTTTCGCCAGCCGATCAATCTGCGGCGTCCGGGCGTCCTTATTCCCAAAACACGAGAAGTCCCCCCATCCCATGTCGTCGATAAACACCAGCACCACATTCGGCGGCGCCGCAGCCAGCGGGGTGTGAAGGAAAAGCGTGAGGCAAAGAGCGAGGAGAGGTTTCATGCGCCGAGCGTAGAGGCATCGAAAACTGACTGCACGAAAAATACCGTCGTCATTTTCGCGGTGTATGCAGTTCGATGGGGAGATGGCGCTGATAGCGCTTGAAATCCTTGTCCTTGGTCATGATGGGCATTTGCCATAATGCGGAACAGGCACACAAAACAAAATCGGTCATTGAGCCTTGGACGCCCTTCCCTCGGCACTGATTGAACATGACGGCGGCCAATTCGAATACCTCGGTGTCCAACTGGCGATCCGGAAACGCCGCCACGGCTTCCTTCAACTTCTTAAATCGTTTTTCATCGCGAATGCCGCACAAAATCTCCATGCGAATGATGCCGACCATTTGCACGCTGCCATTTTCAATCAACTCACCCAACTCCCGCACTTGAGAGGACGGCTCATCACCCTCCTTGCGCAGCGCCTCGGACCAAACATCCGTGTCCACGATCACTTTCATTTGCGTTGCCGTTCGCGTTTGTAGTCATAATCAGGATCGTACTCAACTGTGCCAAACAGCCCCGTGATTTTTCGTTGCTCCTCACGCTGCACAAACTCCGCCAAAGCATGGTTCACGACGTCTTTTTTTGTGCGTAACCCGCTGATTTTTTTTGCCTTGGCCAGCAACTCAGAGTTCAACTCAATGTTTGTATTCATGTGCAAACACTTGCACAAAACATTGTGCAACACAAGGCGGGTTTTGATGGAATTTACCGCACCGCTCGCACGTCCTTTTCCCATTTAGCCAACAGCGCCTTCAAACGGGCGACATCCTTGGGGTGTTGGGCGCGAAGATCGGTTTTCTCGCCGAGATCCTTGGCCACGTCGTACAGCCATTCCTCGGTCTTCCCTTCGGTTTTGCGGACGTACTTCAGGTTGCCATCGCGAACGGCGGTCCAAGTGCGATCGCCGCGTTTGCCGCGCCAGTAGAGAGTGCGGGGCATGTCGGGCTTGCGGGCGGTGAGATGCTGCACGATGTCGAGGCCATCGAGTTGTTTGGGCGACACCTTGGCTTGGGCGAGGTTGAGAATGGATCGGGTGAGATCGAAGGTGGCGCAGACTTGCTTGCTCGTTTGGCCCGCAGGCAGTTTGCCGGGCCAACGCATGATGAGTGGCACGCGGATGCCGCCTTCGAGCGTCATGCTCTTGGCTCCGCGCAAGGGGCCCATGTTCGCCGCACCAGCGAAGCCGCCGTTGTCGGACACGAAAATCACCAGCGTATTTTGCTCGAGCTTGTGCTTTTTCAACGCCGCCAACACGCGGCCCACTTCGGAATCGAGATCCTCCAGCATTGCCACGTACGTATCCGCATCGGGCGTCATCCAGTTTTCCTTGGTCACCTTCTTGGCGGCATCCTTCGGGCCCTGAAACGGAAAGTGCGGGCACTCGTGTGAGACAAACAGAAAGAACGGCTGTTCCTTGTGGCGCGCGATGAAGTCCACGGATGATTCAGTGATGAGATGCGTCATGTACCCCTCCGAATGCACCGGCAACCGCCCGCGAAAGAGCACGTGCAAATCGCTCGTCTCCCGGTGATTAAAATAATGCACATTGCCACCGAGGTACCCGAAGAATTCATCCCAGCCATGCTCCATGGGATTGAAGCGCGGCTCGTAGCCGAGGTGCCATTTGCCAAACACCCCGCAGACGTAGCCCGCCTGTTTCAACGCCCCCGGCAACACTCCCTGCGCCGCCGGCAAACCCAACTGCCGTTGCGCCGCCAACCGAATGGCGTCATCGTACCGGCCCACGTTGCCCGTGCCGATGGCGCACTCCAGCCCGCCGGCCCGCTGCGGATACCGTCCCGTGAGCAGCGCCGTGCGCGTGGGGCTGCACTCCGTGCCGTTCGAATAATGCTGCGTGAACCGCACCCCCTCCTTCGCCAACCGATCAATCACCGGCGTCTTCGCCCGCGGATGCCCATAGCATCCGAGGTCCCCATAGCCCATGTCATCGGCCAAGATGAGGACGATGTTGGGCGGGGCGGCGCTGAGATTGAAAAGCGCACAGACTGTGACGAGAAAATAGAGAATTCTCCGCATCACTATCAGGAAAAATCTGCGTTAAATTTGTATTGTCCGCAATGACGGCATCGCCACTTGTAAATTGCAGGGTCACCCCCGGGCCCATAATTCTCCTTAAGCGAGCCGACAAAATCCGCACTCAAACTCGAGTCCCCAAATGCCGCGTGAAATGCCTCCAATGACAGCCCTTTTACATCTTCACGAGACGCATCTCCATGAAATTCACAGGCATCGTTGCAGCAAATCTGCCATTCCTCCTGTTGCCAACTAATGAATCCCGGTGTTTTTCGAGTCACCTCATCCACGATTTCAGAGGACAATTCCGCAACTGTTAACGGGTAATCATCACTAAATGTACCGTCGAATTTATCTGCGGCACTCCCATCGGCAACGCACCAAGGACAAATGTCCTCAATCTCCTCTTCCGCATAAATGTTGGGTGCGTATGTGAATCCCCGAGTTTGGCCACAACATTCACATTCGGCTTCACTGGGTTTCACCGCACCTGTGGCAATAGGGTCCGGATGATATTTAAAAGGTGGCAACATTTTCAACTCACCTTCTTCAAACGCGTAACCCGCCCTGTTGCGACCCATTCGGCGACGAGGATGTTGCCGTCGTTGTCGAAGCAGGCGTCGTGGGGATGAACGAATTTTCCGGCAACCCACGTCTCGGGTTTGCCGCGGTTGACCTTCTTCTGCTTCACCACGCCTTCGACATCATCACCGAGGCGGGCGACGACTTTATTGTTGTCGCCCAGCAAGGTCACGCGCGCGTGGAGCTCGGGCACGAGCAGGAGATTTTTGTAAGAATCCAAATTGGCGGGCAGCCCGTAGCCGGACAGGGTCTCGAGATATTTTCCGTCCAGCGTGAGGTATTGCAGGGTGTGATGGGCGCGATCGCAGACCACCACGCGTTCCTCGCGGCCCGGCCGGCGATCGATCCAGATGCCGTGCGGTGTGGCAAATTTCCCTTTGCCCTTACCCGGACCGCCAAACTTGGACACCCAGTTGCCGGCCTTGTCGTAGCGATGCACGTAAAACGAGCCGTAGCCATCAGCCAGTAGAAATCCGCCGTCGTTGAGGAAGGCAAAGTTGGTCGGCATAAACGCATCGCGCCCCCACCGCTTGACGCGCACTTTGTCTTCGTCCTTTTTGTAAACACCGCTGTCCATCGGTGCGTATTTTTCCCAAACCGTCTCGCCTTTGAGCGTGAGCTTGGCGAAGGCCTTCACGTTTTGGTAGGCGCACACGTAAAGGAACTGCTCCTTGCCCTCGGTGCGCACCTCGATGCCGTGGCCGCCGCCCTGAAATTGATTACCGAAGGCGCGAATGAATTTGCCCTTTTGGTCGAACACAAAAATAGACGGGTGATCCTTCAAGTTTTGCCGACCTTCATGAATGACGTACAGCAAGCCCTCGGCATCCACGGCCACATTATGGGTGGTCTGCCATGTGTACTTAGCCGGCAATTGCGCGAAGCCATGCTGCACCTCGTACTGGTGTTCCCCTTCGCCGATGATCACCTGCTTGGGAGTTTTATTGGCCAGCAACAGTTGTGGCATGGCGATGACGGCTGTCGAGGTGGCAAGAAATTGACGACGGGAATGGGGTGTCTTCATAGGTAAACGAGTTGATGGAGTTTACGCCGCAAGCCGCCGGATGCAAGGGCGGAGGTTTACTCGACCATCACTACCGGGAACGGGCTACCACTGGTTTGGACGCCGCCCCTTCGATAGCGCACTTTGGTCCATTGACCGGCGATGGGCAGGCGAACCTCCATCCAGTCCCACGCCTTGGGGAGTGCGGGTTGGAGGGTGAGTTGTTTGTCGGGGATGGAATAGCGCAGGCCAGCGAGGCCTTCGAGATAGAGTAGAATTTTGCCCGCGTTAAAGTTGGAGTACTGATCCCCAAACAAACTGAGATCACGCCGGTAAGCCTCGGGCGCCATGGGGATTTTCCACTGCGGATGATAGTTGTAATGGATAAGATGATTGAGCGTGAGTTCGGTGGCTTCTTTTTTGAGACGCTGGCGGAACATTCCGTCGAGGGTGAAGTAGGCGGTGTCGGGCGTGTAACCAAAGGCGTGATCGTCCTGTGATTTAAACTGCGCCATCGATTGCTTGGCCATGGCCAGTGGGAAGAAGGCGCCGTAGAATCCTTTGTCGCGGTTAAGCGCCCAGGCATGAACCATGCGCTTGGCGTATTCGTTTGGGAAATTCGGCGAGCGCATGGACCAGAAGGCGGTGGTCATGAGCATGCCGTTCTGGGGCGCGGCAAAATAGTTCGGCACGCCGTTGGCTTCCCAGCGTTGATCGAACATCAGTCGCACGTGCTTGGGATCATCGCGGCGCACGAGTTGGTTCCAGTGCGGCACATCGGCTTCATGACCGGTGAGGCGAGCCATCTTCACGAGCGTGTCGGCTACCTCAAAGGTGTTCATCGCAAACCCCGGCAGGCGTTTCTCGTACAGCTTGGCGAAGTGCCCTTCGTAGCAAGCCTTGAGAAACTGCACATCACCGGTGTGCTGATAAATCTGCCACGCGCCGAGAACGTGCTCGGAGGTTTCCACACCGTAAGCGCCACTATGCCAGCTGATGCCCTTGTTGTCTGAGAGCATCCGCAGGCCGTTGGGCGTTTCTCGGAAACGATTGTTCTGCGTGAGATGCTTCCAGGTAAGGACATTGCCATAAGCGTAACGGCTGTGATTGCGCGTCCAGGCGCCGACCTTAATTTGAAATGCCGCATCGTAACGGTGTATGCCGAGAAAATTGTTCACCGCCGTTTGCGTGTGCGGTTCCTGCTCCCAGCCTTTGCCGACCTCAATGTAGTACATGAGATAGAGCGACCACAGGTAATAGTAGATGTCGACATAGCGTGGATCAGGACAGCGAAACCACGGGATTTCGTCGTTGAGCTGGCGATTCATCTCAGCGGTCTTGGCGGCCTGCCACGGCTTATGATGCGCAACGATCTCGCGCGCGGCGCGGATGGCCGTGCCGCCATCATCGTGCATGGCCCAGGACACCACCGTACCCTGCGCATCGCACGGCACGGAGATCGTGTAATGCTGTACCCCGCGGTCGTCCTTGCGGGTGACAACGGCCCCAGACAAATCCCGCGACACGCTCAGCGCCGTGGTCATGCCCGAGTAAACACAGGGACCAATCCGTTCGCCGCGATTGGGGTCGGGCCGCGATTTCACCGTGCCGCCTTCCCGAATCACCACTACATTATTCCGCGCATCAAATCGAATGGCCGCGGTGGAGGTGACGCTCTTGCGATGAAAAAAACTGTGGCCTTCAAATCGCAACGTCACCGGCTTGGACGCCGTGATGATCGAGGCCGCCGCGTCATTGGCCGCAATGAATTTCTCCTCGCGAATCGTCACGCCGCCGACCTCATATTCGCAGATCATCTTATCCGGCCGCCAACGCATGCTCTTCGGTTTGGGATGCTTGAAGGTCTGTCCATCGACGATCACGCTGCCGTAGAGCACGCGGGTGTCCTTATAAAACTCCCAACCGTTGTAGTCGTTACCCTTGCCGGTGTGCTCCGTACCGGTCAACGCGCTGTCGAGCAGGCCCACACCGCGACTGCGCAGGTCGTGATGAAACGGATGCGTCAGGCCGATTGTCTCATCCTCCATCAACTTCCAACTCGCATGAAAGCCCCCGACATAATAGGCAAGATTGCCCGCCATGAACCCGTGCTTGCGCCCTTGAATTTCCTGCTCCAATCGCAGGCAGTAATCGGTGAACGCCGGCTTTTCACTGGCGAACCCCACCAAGGAACCCACCAGCAACAGCCCTAGGCCAAGGCCGCGGCGAATGAATGGCGAAATGGAGGGCATGGCGTTCGGCGCGCACTTGAGCGCGCGGCTTGGTTTCTATGGGAAAACAAACCGCGCGACAACATTTTATCCGATGGATGGCATTTATTGAAACGGCGCGGTATAACCCGCCCCCATGCGCATTGTGATGGATCGACTTCGATGGCTGCTCTTGGCTGTGTTTACTTTGAGCGTGACCGCGCTGCTCCCGGCCGCCGATCGTCCGAATATTGTGCTGATCATGGCCGACGACATCGGCGTGGAAGGCATCGGCTCCTACGGCGG
Above is a window of Limisphaerales bacterium DNA encoding:
- a CDS encoding GNAT family N-acetyltransferase, producing the protein MLINPANIQITRLDEHLAHVDTVGHWITTQWPEESLREVCDMLLDDSNCPPTLIAMAEDQPVAVLAYKRHPSTESDTDELWINVLYVTPDWRKRGIGSQLVREGTSFAATHGPKPLFVFTDIPQFYERLGWQRHRFNKAKQMHVLKHSFHRSTIGNT
- a CDS encoding PIN domain-containing protein, with protein sequence MKVIVDTDVWSEALRKEGDEPSSQVRELGELIENGSVQMVGIIRMEILCGIRDEKRFKKLKEAVAAFPDRQLDTEVFELAAVMFNQCRGKGVQGSMTDFVLCACSALWQMPIMTKDKDFKRYQRHLPIELHTPRK
- a CDS encoding sulfatase-like hydrolase/transferase; translated protein: MKPLLALCLTLFLHTPLAAAPPNVVLVFIDDMGWGDFSCFGNKDARTPQIDRLAKEGVRFEQFYVNSPICSPSRTAISTGQYPQRWRITSYLAHRAVNERRGMAQWLDPKAPMLARSLQQAGYATGHFGKWHMGGQRDVDEAPAITEYGFDASLTNFEGMGPKLLPLTLRPGQDPNKPGRIWADATRLGKGVRWMQRSKITEGFVDEAIPFIQKAVKAKQPFYLNLWPDDVHSPFWPPVDQWADGKRGLYHSVLQEMDRQLGRLFELIRNDPTLRDNTLVLVCSDNGPEKGAGSAGPFRGFKTHLYEGGVRSSLIAWGGPVAKQNFVNRDSVFSAVDLVPTLLDLAGAPHPQGVRYDGESLPAVLLGKSEASRKAPIYFRRPPDRDAFYGDNDLPDLAVRAGKWKFLCEFDGTEPELYNMETDRGETQSRAANHPDLVAQFTKACIMWHKSMPADNGPQLGASRK
- a CDS encoding sulfatase-like hydrolase/transferase, with protein sequence MRRILYFLVTVCALFNLSAAPPNIVLILADDMGYGDLGCYGHPRAKTPVIDRLAKEGVRFTQHYSNGTECSPTRTALLTGRYPQRAGGLECAIGTGNVGRYDDAIRLAAQRQLGLPAAQGVLPGALKQAGYVCGVFGKWHLGYEPRFNPMEHGWDEFFGYLGGNVHYFNHRETSDLHVLFRGRLPVHSEGYMTHLITESSVDFIARHKEQPFFLFVSHECPHFPFQGPKDAAKKVTKENWMTPDADTYVAMLEDLDSEVGRVLAALKKHKLEQNTLVIFVSDNGGFAGAANMGPLRGAKSMTLEGGIRVPLIMRWPGKLPAGQTSKQVCATFDLTRSILNLAQAKVSPKQLDGLDIVQHLTARKPDMPRTLYWRGKRGDRTWTAVRDGNLKYVRKTEGKTEEWLYDVAKDLGEKTDLRAQHPKDVARLKALLAKWEKDVRAVR
- a CDS encoding type II toxin-antitoxin system VapB family antitoxin, whose translation is MNTNIELNSELLAKAKKISGLRTKKDVVNHALAEFVQREEQRKITGLFGTVEYDPDYDYKRERQRK
- a CDS encoding CbrC family protein, with product MLPPFKYHPDPIATGAVKPSEAECECCGQTRGFTYAPNIYAEEEIEDICPWCVADGSAADKFDGTFSDDYPLTVAELSSEIVDEVTRKTPGFISWQQEEWQICCNDACEFHGDASREDVKGLSLEAFHAAFGDSSLSADFVGSLKENYGPGGDPAIYKWRCRHCGQYKFNADFS
- a CDS encoding sulfatase-like hydrolase/transferase, whose translation is MKVRHLFLLFALVTGSLSGLAKETTKPNIIVIMADDLGYGDIGCYGAKPKNLKTPHIDRLAAGGVRFTSGYCSASTCTPTRFSFLTGKYAFRQQGTGIAPPNSPAVIQPGPETLPSLLQKAGYKTAVIGKWHLGLGGPDGPDWNGELKPGPREIGFDYNFLLPTTNDRVPQVYVENHRVKNLDPKDPLWVGRMKPSPDHPTGITHRHTLKMDWSHGHNSTIHNGISRIGFYTGGKEARFRDEDLADEWVKQSNKWIEANKDNPFFLFFSSHDLHVPRIPHERFRGTSGLSYRGDVIVQLDWCVGELVKTLDRLKLSDNTLIVFCSDNGPVGDDGYQDEALEKMGDHKPGGPFSGGKYSVLEGGTRTPFITYWPGKIKPQVSEEMVCTIDLAASFAALAGVKLPQAAVPDSFNLLGALLGKQGAKGRDHLVQQDNGRGGNYGYRAGNWKLQRHDSKRKRNVIVTNKLANQPAPRFALFDLSKDVQEKHNVAEQHPEVFARMKKELQDIIDAGRSRP